One stretch of Actinacidiphila sp. DG2A-62 DNA includes these proteins:
- a CDS encoding roadblock/LC7 domain-containing protein, with product MASDTTGSDLGWLLEDLVGRVPYTRAAVLLSSDGIKRAVHGLDVEGADHLSAVASGLWSIVRSAGKHFGNGPLARQVVAELDGALMFVSAAGQGSVLAVLAAPEADAGVLGFEMSRMIQQVTKSLETPARNAASVAR from the coding sequence ATGGCGAGCGACACCACCGGCAGCGACCTCGGGTGGCTGCTTGAGGATCTCGTCGGCCGGGTCCCCTACACCCGCGCCGCCGTCCTGCTCTCGTCCGACGGCATCAAGCGGGCCGTGCACGGTCTGGACGTCGAGGGCGCCGACCACCTGTCGGCCGTGGCCTCCGGGCTGTGGTCGATCGTCCGCAGCGCCGGCAAGCACTTCGGCAACGGCCCGCTGGCCCGGCAGGTCGTCGCCGAGCTGGACGGCGCGCTGATGTTCGTCTCGGCGGCCGGCCAGGGCAGCGTGCTGGCCGTGCTGGCCGCGCCCGAGGCCGACGCCGGCGTACTCGGCTTCGAGATGAGCCGGATGATCCAGCAGGTGACCAAGAGCCTCGAGACGCCTGCCCGCAACGCGGCGTCCGTGGCCCGGTGA
- a CDS encoding DUF742 domain-containing protein gives MLGRERRSAQERRDGRTDADWLDADAGRLVRPYTVSGGRTKPTVALDLLSMVRATGRALKVDLSPEHSLALDLSRAPVTVAEIGAHLKLPVAVAKILLSDLIDQGAVTARPPDPAADPADRDILQRVLDGLHKRLLQ, from the coding sequence CTGCTCGGCCGGGAGCGGCGTTCCGCCCAGGAGCGCCGGGACGGCCGCACCGACGCCGACTGGCTCGACGCGGACGCCGGACGGCTGGTCCGCCCGTACACCGTCAGCGGCGGCCGCACCAAGCCGACCGTGGCCCTGGACCTGCTGTCGATGGTCCGGGCCACCGGCCGGGCGCTGAAGGTCGACCTCAGCCCGGAGCACAGCCTGGCGCTCGACCTCAGCCGCGCCCCGGTGACCGTCGCCGAGATCGGCGCCCACCTCAAACTGCCCGTCGCGGTCGCCAAGATCCTGCTGTCCGACCTGATCGACCAAGGGGCCGTGACGGCCCGTCCGCCCGACCCGGCCGCCGACCCCGCGGACCGGGACATCCTGCAGAGAGTGCTCGATGGCCTACACAAACGACTACTGCAGTGA
- a CDS encoding GTP-binding protein — translation MAYTNDYCSDDADSYPQPLKILVAGGFGVGKTTFVGAASEIEPLSTEETVTVASAGTDRLDGVSNKTTTTVAMDFGRITLDDQYILYLFGTPGQDRFWFMWDELSNGALGAVVLADTRRLVDCFDAVDFFESRGIRFLVAVNEFDGSYTYTPDEVRGALALAPHVPVVLCDARQASSSTHVLIDLVTHLLQATAVAQPAH, via the coding sequence ATGGCCTACACAAACGACTACTGCAGTGACGACGCCGACTCCTACCCGCAGCCGCTGAAGATCCTGGTGGCCGGCGGGTTCGGGGTCGGGAAGACCACCTTCGTCGGAGCTGCCAGCGAGATCGAGCCGCTGAGCACGGAGGAGACGGTCACGGTGGCCAGCGCGGGCACCGACCGTCTCGACGGCGTGTCCAACAAGACCACCACCACCGTCGCGATGGACTTCGGCCGCATCACGCTGGACGACCAGTACATCCTGTACCTCTTCGGCACGCCGGGCCAGGACCGCTTCTGGTTCATGTGGGACGAGCTGTCCAACGGCGCGCTCGGAGCGGTGGTCCTGGCCGACACCCGCCGGCTCGTGGACTGCTTCGACGCCGTGGACTTCTTCGAGAGCCGCGGCATACGGTTCCTGGTCGCCGTCAACGAGTTCGACGGCTCCTACACCTACACCCCCGACGAGGTGCGCGGCGCCCTCGCGCTGGCCCCGCACGTGCCGGTCGTGCTCTGCGACGCCCGACAGGCCAGCTCCTCCACCCACGTGCTGATCGACCTCGTCACGCACCTCCTCCAGGCCACCGCCGTGGCACAACCCGCCCACTGA
- a CDS encoding GAF domain-containing protein, which translates to MTFDPANRMAIPEEDPAAAQTRNERLRAMGVTDQPFPELDAIAEQLREITGASYAMVNFVIDGRQYFAGLSTPSGPQTLETGGAEPGREMELDQGFCPHVVSRGTALPLADVCAYPRFAGNRVVDELGVRTYLGAPVKDPSSGVTLGTVCVIDTEPIPWTKQDVENIKGVAEQVTTVLQRHERGQA; encoded by the coding sequence ATGACATTCGACCCGGCCAACCGCATGGCCATCCCCGAAGAAGACCCGGCCGCCGCGCAGACGCGCAACGAGCGCCTGCGCGCGATGGGCGTCACCGACCAGCCGTTCCCCGAACTGGACGCGATCGCCGAGCAGTTGAGGGAGATCACCGGTGCCTCGTACGCCATGGTGAACTTCGTTATCGACGGCCGGCAGTACTTCGCCGGGCTGTCCACCCCCAGCGGGCCGCAGACGCTGGAGACCGGTGGCGCGGAGCCCGGCCGCGAGATGGAGCTGGACCAGGGCTTCTGCCCGCACGTGGTCAGCCGCGGCACCGCGCTGCCGCTGGCCGACGTGTGCGCGTACCCGCGGTTCGCGGGCAACCGGGTCGTGGACGAGCTGGGCGTGCGCACCTACCTGGGCGCGCCGGTCAAGGACCCGTCGTCCGGGGTGACGCTGGGCACGGTGTGCGTGATCGACACCGAGCCGATCCCGTGGACCAAGCAGGACGTGGAGAACATCAAGGGCGTGGCCGAGCAGGTCACGACGGTGCTGCAGCGCCACGAGCGGGGACAGGCGTAA